In the Spirochaetia bacterium 38H-sp genome, TTTTTTTTATATTGCAATGTTCTTCTTTGTTTTTCTTTTGCCAAAGGCAGGAACAGCCTCGATAGGGGCTGTGCCGTTCGGTTTTTTCTTTGTTATATAAGGTTTTCTTAATCCTTGACAATCGCTCAATCTCACAATAAAATCTTGTATCTTTTTTTATATTTTTCTATGCGAGAGGAAAGATGGCAGAACAGATTACTCGGCGTGATGTTAATTATTCGGATTGGTATCTTGATATTGTGCTCAAGGCTCAACTTGCGGATTATAGTCCGGTAAAAGGTTGTATGGTGATAAGGCCGCGTGGTTATGCGCTGTGGGAAAAGATTCAGCAAAATCTGGATAGGATGTTTAAGGAGACTGGGCATTCCAATGCTTATTTTCCGCTCTTGATTCCAGAGGGGTTTTTGCATAAGGAGGCCGAGCATGTGGAGGGGTTTTCTCCAGAGCTGGCTGTTGTTACCCATGGAGGCGGAGAGACGCTTGAGGAACCGCTTGTTGTAAGGCCTACCTCAGAAACGATTATATGGAGTATGTATAAAAAATGGATTCAGTCTTACCGCGATTTGCCGCTTCTTATCAATCAGTGGGCCAATGTCGTGCGATGGGAGAAGAGAACCAGACTTTTTCTGCGGACTACGGAGTTTTTGTGGCAGGAAGGACATACTGCTCATGCAACAGAAGAAGAAGCCAGGGAAGAGGCTCTCAGGATGCTGGATGTTTACAGAAGGTTTGCAGAGGAATATCTAGCTATCCCTGTCTACTATGGCCCTAAGACAGATTCGGAGAAGTTTGCTGGTGCTGTTACTACCTATGCCATCGAGGCAATGATGCAGGATAAGAAGGCTCTTCAGGCGGGTACCAGTCATTTTCTGGGACAGAATTTTGCCAAGGCTTTTGATGTTACTTTCCAGACCGCTGAGGGCAAGCTGGATTATGTGTGGGCTACATCGTGGGGAGTTTCTACTCGTCTCATAGGTGCTGTAATTATGGCTCATTCCGACGACAATGGTCTTGTTGTTCCTCCGCGGATTGCTCCCACAGAAGCGGTTGTTATTCCTATATTTACCAAGAAGGACAACGATAAAATTGCAGATTATGCGCGCGATATAAGAAAACGCCTTATAAATGCAGGGATTTCTACAGAGATAGATCTCGACGACCAGAGTTCTCCAGGCTGGAAGTTTGCAGAATGGGAGTTGAGAGGTGTTCCGGTAAGAATAGAGGCGGGACCCAGAGACATGAAGGAAAACAAGGTTGTACTAGTAAGGCGCGATACGGGGGAAAAGATTTTTGTATCCATTGATAGCCTTGCAAATAATGTAAAAAGCCTGCTTGAAGATATACAGCAAAACCTCTTTAACAGGGCAAAAGATTTTAGAGATAAGAATACTCATTATACAGACGACTACGAGGAGTTTAAAAAACTCATAGAAGAAGGAGCCTTTGTTCGTGCTCCCTGGTCAGGCTCACAAGAGGTGGAAGCAAAAATCAAGGAAGAAACAAAAGCAACCATCAGAGTGCTGGAAGATGACCAACAGAAGCATGCAGAAGGAAAGACCTGTATACTTGGAAAAGAGGATGCAAAATATATAGCACTTTTTGCAAAAAGCTACTGATTGTGATATATTTATCATATGAAAAATAAAATAACCGCCATGACAGTAGCATTATTAGTATTCTGCATGGCGGATTTTTTATACGCACTGGACTACAAGGGCTTTGCAATAACGGACGACTTTGGCATAAGCTTTACCTCCACCTCTGATGCAGCCCCATCCCCGGTTAATCACACACCAGGCATCGAGATTTTTCTACACATAACAGACAATATAAGCTTTCATCCAGCCCTGGCACTATCATGGGGAGAATTTCTCATGTCAGCAAACAAAGCAGCACCGGCAGAAATAGAAGCAGCAAATGCGGCGCTTCTTTTATCAATAATACTACGGCCTTACATAGGATACCACATAGATATAAACTCCATCCTCAGTTTTGATGGCTTTTTCTCACCCACACTAATCTTCAAACTCCCCATAAAATCCTACGGCCAAGACCCATCAGGAGAACTCCTATCATACTACTACGGCGGATTCAGACTTATTTATCCGGAACTATCCTTAAGAATTAGCTGGAAAATCACAGAACACATGTCAATCATGGTGGGAGAAACAACAAGAATACCGCTCTTTAGACTGTGGGACAGCTACCCATTCTATGATGAACTAGGACTATTCTTACACCTAGGACTAGTACTAAAATAAAGACATTATACCGAACGCGGAGCTGCAAGCAGCTCCGCTTTTTTATCAGACATACTCCTCTGGCAGAACATCCTTCCTCTCTCCAGAACGCTCTGCAACAAGAAAAGAAACAGCAGAAGAAATCACCGCATCAAGAAAAGTACCTACACTGATCATAAGAGGGAAAAGAGGCTTAAAAATAAGATATCCCTCCTCCGTAGCCCTTCCGTACATACCACAGATGACAAAAAGACCCATCACAACAGCATAACCAGGAGAAGCACCCATCAAAAACATAATACCTAGAGAAACAAAACCAATCCATAAAAAAGTCGTAAAAGGAATTCCAAGACTGGAATAAGAGGAAAGAATAACTATAAAAGATAAAATCATCACAGAAACACTACCCGATCTGCCAAAAAGAACAGAAAACGGATAAGAAAGAGCCCCTATCCGTCTGGGAACACCTGAGTTTTCCCTGCCATGCAACATCTGAGAACCAAGAGAAAAATAAACATCCCCGGAAAAAAAAGCAAAAAGAAAAGAATTAAGATCCTGATAAAGAAAAAGAAGCCCACTCTTACCCTTTATCAGAAACATAACAAGAGAAACAAAAATAAGAACAAAAAGAACAAAAACGAGAAGCATAAACAGAAAGCCGGAATAAACACTAATATCGCTCTCTTTCTGTAAAATAAAAAACAACCTTGCAGAAACAAACCCCATGACAAAAGGAATAATCTCAACAAAAAAATGATTGATATGATAGATAATACGATTAAAACCATCCAAAACATCTATAAAAGGATCCGTATAATAAGTATCAAAAGACAAATTAGCTCCCAGAAGAATAGCAAAAACAAAAACAGGCAACAAAAAAGTTCCGGAAGTTATAAAGATACTTATAAAATCAGGAGGAAAAACAGAAGAAACAAGCTCGGCAAAAGAAGGTACATCCATATTAACGTTTTCTTCCATTATAAGAGGGATCCTCTCTCCCGGATAAACAGCACCAAAAATAAGGCTGAAAACAATCATCCCGATATTAAAACCACCAAAAACAATAAAAAGATTTTTCCATATTTTTACTGTTTTCTTATGCTTTATAAGCTCATATATGGCAAGACTAAGACCGCTAAAAACAAGAGGAACAAGCAAAAAACGACCTGCATTGATAATAAAAGCATAGAAAAACTCAATCAAAGCCTTAATACCATCGGAATACGGCACAACTAAAGTAAATAAAAAGCCGGCAAGAAGTCCAAGCAAAGTTTTAAACCAAATTTTCATACACTATACCTCTTGTAAAACATCTAAATTCCAAGAAAACCGCGTTTTTTGGGAATATATTGCCACTTTTTTGACTTTCTGGGAACTTGCAAATCAGATATAAAATCACACAACTCAGACTCCAAATCAGAAGAATAAATAACAGCTCTTACAGAAAAACCATCATTCTGTTTCTCAAGATATCTGTCAGCAAGATAAAAGAAACTTTTTTCAAGAAAAAAATTGATAATACTATCTTCCCTCTTTCTTGTATCAAGAACAAAAGTCAACATTATGGCATCCTTATAAAGGAACGGTTCCAGCTCCTTAAGAATAAACAGCCAACCCTTTATCCACGAGTCACAGGCCTCTTCTATAGATTTTACAGAAAAATCCGTAAAATCCTCCTTGTGTGGAGAAAAAAGAAGAACTACCTGCTCTGGGTGCTGTTTTCTCATATAAGAACCAACCACAGTCTTAGCAGAAAGATAAGAAGATGGCTCCCAAAACCTTACACCTATATCATCATCCTCTCTCTTGTGTTCCTCAGCAAGACACAATTGAATATCAAACACGGACAGCAGCCTAATGGCCATAGAATCCATAAAAGTAGCATTGTTTCCAATAAATAAAAGGCTTTTTTTCATGCTTTTTATACTACAAAGCCTTTTAATCTAGGTCAACAAAAAAACAGCACCAGCATATAAATAGAAAAAATAAAGACAATATAAATACACTTATACTGCAACACAAGAATAAAATACTCAGTCAAAAATAAAAAAAACAGGCTGATATGGCCCTAACTCCAAAAAAAGACAATTTTCCGCTTTTTTAAAAACCAACCTTTCCTTCCTTATCAACTCATAAGCAAAATTACTTGTTATGAGTCTGACTATATTCTCTTTTATAATTCGCTCACCGCAGCGGGATGCAAAACTATTAGAAAAATACCCCTTTTTTTCCTGAGAACTATTATTATATGCAATAAGATATTTTTTTGTTTTTGTCTTTACAAAAAAAACAAAAACATCATCATCCTCACTATCTCCAACAAAAAAAGGGAAAAACAAAATGAGTTCTGGAAATCCCATGTTCTTTTTTTCATGTAAAATGGGAGCTATCACCTCATGATGCCACAAAAATAAAAGCTCCTCCTCATACTTGGACGGAGACGCAACATCAACAGGATAATACTCCTGATATCCCTCGATTTGCCCATGTGTAAACAAAAAGGCACCCGGCAAAGCAGACATAAAGCAGCATGCTCCCTTATATTTCTCCATAGGCTTATATCTGGACAAGGGAGAGTCCTGGTCAGGACTACTAAGATAATATAAAAATCTAAAAAACAGTCTCAGCTCTTCCGACAAAATATCTTTTATATAATTTTTAAGCTCAGCATTCTCTTCCAGAGCAAGATGATGTGCAAATGCCGCATTATATACATATCCGTAGGAAAACCTTTTTAAAAATTCCTTTTCTAGTCCCCAAAAGACCTCAAATATATACAAACCTTTTTTTTTCAGAACTCTTCCGGCCTCATCCCAGAATTCCTCAGGCATTAATTTTAAAAACTTAGACTCTTCCAGAGAATAAGAATCTCTGGAAGGAACAGAAGCCGTCTTGCCGGGCTCTGGAAACCATAATCTCCTATACTGGTTTCTCAAAAGAAGCATAGCAGCATCAAATCTTATGCCATCATATTTTTTTGACATATCTCTTATCAACAATAGCATTTTTTTTCTGAGGACCTGATTAGTATAATCCAGTTGAGCCGTATCATTCCAAGGAATACCCTCTCCATTATTCCCATGATATATGAACCACTCCTGTCCCTTGCTGTTTTTTACAGAAAAAACCACTGCCGCATCTTCTTTTGTATAATACTTATCCTCTATTCTTACTTCTATTTTTTCATTGTCACACAGATCCACACCGGAAAAACAATAATTATCATACGGCTTATTCTTTGCTTGCATAAAAAAATCAGGATTTTCAATAAGCCATTTGCTGTCAACCGACATATGATTGGGGATTATATCCACTACCAGTCCCATCCCCTTAGAATGAAGCCTGTCCAGAAACACATCCAGAGCTTTTTTATCTCCTACTCTGTTATCAACATCATAGGAAACTATAGAATAAGCAGAGCCTATCTTATCTTTTTCACCCTGCAGTCTTTTTATCTTCTCGGATGCAAAACTTCTTTGCCACAAGCCTATAAGCCACAAATAATCTATTCCCAGACTCTTTAATTGTTCTATCTCCTCATTGGGAATATCAGTAAGACTCTTAATCGGTTTTCTATATTTTCCAGAAAGATGAAAAAACCATACTGGAAGCTTTTTTACAAGCACCACAGGATTTTTTAAAAAAGTACCCAATTTACACCTGCTAATGACGAGAATTTTTAAGCTCTCTGATTCTATCTCTTATTCTTGCAGCCTCTTCATATCGTTCGTTCTCCAGAGCCCTATTAAGCTCCTCTTCCAATCTCGAGATCTCAAGTTCTGTAGGAGAAGGCTCAAACCTCTCCTTCTCCATAAGGCTAATGGATATGGATGTTTCTTCAATAATGAAATCTGCAACATATATGGGACACCCACATCTTACCGCAATAGCAATAGCATCAGAGGGTCTAGAATCCATATCCATTATTTTCCCCTTATTGTCAAGTATAATGCGGGCATAATAAGTAGCTTCTTTTAGATCATTTATCTCCACTTTTTTTATTTTTATATCCAATACTTCCAGAAGCTTTATAAACAAATCATGTGTAAGCGGCCTGGGCATAGGAACATTTCCAAGACCAATAAGTATGGATTGTGCCTCAAGATGGCCTATAAAAATCGGGACCACCTTATCCAAACCTTCGGGACGTAAAAGTACAGCTGTTCCTCCCTCTGTTCTTGCAACAGTCCAGACATCCGCTTTTTTTAAGTCAGAGTTCCTCATATTTTATAATATTAGTGTTTTGCCCGGTTAAATGCAAACCCTGTTTCTTCCTTTTTCTTTTGCCATATAGAGTGCTTTATCCGCTCTCTCTATAAAAGCCTCTTTCGACTCATCTTTTATAGGATCATATTGAGCAACCCCTAGGGAAATAGTGATTCTCATCTCTGTATTGTTATGAACTATTACATTATTTTCTATATTTTCTCTTATCCTATTAGCTATATAATACGCAGATTCCAAAGATGTATTTGGCAACAGTATTGCAAACTCCTCTCCCCCATATCTGGCAGCAACATCAGTTTTTCTGATATGTTCCATAATTATTCTGGCAGAATCCTGCAAAACAAGATCCCCTGCAAGATGTCCGTAAGTATCATTGAGCAACTTAAAATGATCTAGATCCCCCATAATAAGAGAAAGTGGAACTTTATCTCTATTTGCAAGAAATATGTTATCTATTAAAACAGATTCGAAATAATTTCTTAATTTCAGCTTGGTAAGAAAATCAGTAACTGCCATCTCATACAAAAAAGCATTATGGAGAGCAACACTTGCTATATTGGCCAAATCAA is a window encoding:
- the proS gene encoding proline--tRNA ligase encodes the protein MAEQITRRDVNYSDWYLDIVLKAQLADYSPVKGCMVIRPRGYALWEKIQQNLDRMFKETGHSNAYFPLLIPEGFLHKEAEHVEGFSPELAVVTHGGGETLEEPLVVRPTSETIIWSMYKKWIQSYRDLPLLINQWANVVRWEKRTRLFLRTTEFLWQEGHTAHATEEEAREEALRMLDVYRRFAEEYLAIPVYYGPKTDSEKFAGAVTTYAIEAMMQDKKALQAGTSHFLGQNFAKAFDVTFQTAEGKLDYVWATSWGVSTRLIGAVIMAHSDDNGLVVPPRIAPTEAVVIPIFTKKDNDKIADYARDIRKRLINAGISTEIDLDDQSSPGWKFAEWELRGVPVRIEAGPRDMKENKVVLVRRDTGEKIFVSIDSLANNVKSLLEDIQQNLFNRAKDFRDKNTHYTDDYEEFKKLIEEGAFVRAPWSGSQEVEAKIKEETKATIRVLEDDQQKHAEGKTCILGKEDAKYIALFAKSY
- a CDS encoding cation:dicarboxylase symporter family transporter, whose protein sequence is MKIWFKTLLGLLAGFLFTLVVPYSDGIKALIEFFYAFIINAGRFLLVPLVFSGLSLAIYELIKHKKTVKIWKNLFIVFGGFNIGMIVFSLIFGAVYPGERIPLIMEENVNMDVPSFAELVSSVFPPDFISIFITSGTFLLPVFVFAILLGANLSFDTYYTDPFIDVLDGFNRIIYHINHFFVEIIPFVMGFVSARLFFILQKESDISVYSGFLFMLLVFVLFVLIFVSLVMFLIKGKSGLLFLYQDLNSFLFAFFSGDVYFSLGSQMLHGRENSGVPRRIGALSYPFSVLFGRSGSVSVMILSFIVILSSYSSLGIPFTTFLWIGFVSLGIMFLMGASPGYAVVMGLFVICGMYGRATEEGYLIFKPLFPLMISVGTFLDAVISSAVSFLVAERSGERKDVLPEEYV
- a CDS encoding alpha-amylase family glycosyl hydrolase; protein product: MGTFLKNPVVLVKKLPVWFFHLSGKYRKPIKSLTDIPNEEIEQLKSLGIDYLWLIGLWQRSFASEKIKRLQGEKDKIGSAYSIVSYDVDNRVGDKKALDVFLDRLHSKGMGLVVDIIPNHMSVDSKWLIENPDFFMQAKNKPYDNYCFSGVDLCDNEKIEVRIEDKYYTKEDAAVVFSVKNSKGQEWFIYHGNNGEGIPWNDTAQLDYTNQVLRKKMLLLIRDMSKKYDGIRFDAAMLLLRNQYRRLWFPEPGKTASVPSRDSYSLEESKFLKLMPEEFWDEAGRVLKKKGLYIFEVFWGLEKEFLKRFSYGYVYNAAFAHHLALEENAELKNYIKDILSEELRLFFRFLYYLSSPDQDSPLSRYKPMEKYKGACCFMSALPGAFLFTHGQIEGYQEYYPVDVASPSKYEEELLFLWHHEVIAPILHEKKNMGFPELILFFPFFVGDSEDDDVFVFFVKTKTKKYLIAYNNSSQEKKGYFSNSFASRCGERIIKENIVRLITSNFAYELIRKERLVFKKAENCLFLELGPYQPVFFIFD
- a CDS encoding bifunctional nuclease family protein, giving the protein MRNSDLKKADVWTVARTEGGTAVLLRPEGLDKVVPIFIGHLEAQSILIGLGNVPMPRPLTHDLFIKLLEVLDIKIKKVEINDLKEATYYARIILDNKGKIMDMDSRPSDAIAIAVRCGCPIYVADFIIEETSISISLMEKERFEPSPTELEISRLEEELNRALENERYEEAARIRDRIRELKNSRH
- the dgcA gene encoding diguanylate cyclase DgcA, which translates into the protein MDESNIEEQEKKKYEKQIYDLKQLIEVSKSLNTNLDLDDLIDSILYVTMGQLRVEKAGIFVRRGMGNYDFILHRNCFGFEVEKHNIEFRISGKSPLIRLLEQSHNVLSLDELQENMDDYDIPEVIKVLNPHMIVPLLSKKVVYGILILGEKIDGKSFSIYEKNYLIDLANIASVALHNAFLYEMAVTDFLTKLKLRNYFESVLIDNIFLANRDKVPLSLIMGDLDHFKLLNDTYGHLAGDLVLQDSARIIMEHIRKTDVAARYGGEEFAILLPNTSLESAYYIANRIRENIENNVIVHNNTEMRITISLGVAQYDPIKDESKEAFIERADKALYMAKEKGRNRVCI